The Zygotorulaspora mrakii chromosome 6, complete sequence genome includes the window CTCTGTCTGCGGAATCTTGAACAACGACCAGCTCAGTCTGTTGACCCCCGCGTGATCTATGCGGGTCTGGACAAACACCTTGTAGAACAGGTGGAGCATCAAACATATGAAGATAGTCATCGAGGCCACTTGCACTGCCAACCCCCCCACAAATATATTGTCCCCCACATCGGTGTTTGTGCCCGAAGTAGCAGCCGAACCACTCTGACCACCGCCGGCCGCCTGGATGACCAGCGATATGATGTCGCATGCTATGAAAATGTACGAGTACGCCATCGGAGACGGAAGCAGCGAGAACCGGTGGCCGTAGATCTCTATGAGCTTGGCTAGCTGGTAGTAGACACCACCCATCGTGAAGACGGGCGCGATGGTCAGACACACCATCTGCATCAAAAACGGATCGATCTTGAACACATTGTAGTGCGATATAACTCTTCCGACATACCCGATAACCTCCATGATTCCGGCGCACATAAACGCGATGGAAAACCAGTACTGTTTCCACCACACCATCGTGGTGTGGAATGCCAGCAGCAAAGACCAAATGACAAGCATTGCTATGTTGAACGCCAGGTTCGGCACCATGCCACTATACATCGACACCGGCGAAATCCCGTCTACAACGGGCCCCGTGCCATCTGAGCTGGAATCCGATCCAGAGTCTCTCGCGCTTAATAGCGCACCATAAGCAGCTTCTAACAACATGGCTGCCGACTACAAACTGCGAACTATGAACTGCTACCTGTAAAGACTAAGATCTAATAATGTCACACCCAACAACGACCTCACCTCAAGAGCCCTAAATTGCCCATGCCGCACACACACTCgcatatatatacatattcaaatatatatatatatatataaatatatatacatatacGTATGCACGTAAATATGTGTACCACCATAGTCATGCTTGAATATGCATATTCAACCATAATAGAGCGCACTGCGTTGAGCACATACTTAACCAGGACGGTTATAGTAGAAGACGTCCGCCGATctatttgattttatttttttttccattttttcatccaTTCTTAGATCGTGGATATCTAGCGAACTGGCCAATTAATCACTGCAGCCTGCGAGATAAAGGGTCAATATTCATGCTGGCGTCATAGAAAACAACGCATCGAAGTGCATACGTCGCCACGGGCTGAAGAGCTCAAACGGAAATACCGCCGTTTTCCGCTCAAATGCGCGCCCGTTTATTTTTGCTTAGAGTATTTTTCAGTTCCAAACTCCGTGCATCTCGTGTTCGGAGGGCCGGACAGTTCGGAAGGGGCGTAGCGGCCAGCGCAGATAACTGACTCCGCTTCCGTGCACCGCGGAGAGCGACGGTGGCTGCAAACACGCAGAGGCCACGGTGCCGGGTTGCGTGGAAGGCCGGAAATACGCAATGGGAGCGGAGGAGTATGCTGTGTTGCGTCATTCTGCACCCCTCTTACCCCTCCGCTCGCTATGCGCGACTCGTCCCTGCGCTTACATCTGTGGCAACGTGCTTTTTGTTGGGCCCTAACAACAGCCTGAAACCTCGGCGGCTACCTTTGGTGGGGACCCGGCGGGGTCTTAGTCTGGCGTTGCCCTCAACAGGCGCAACTGCGGCTTTGCGCTCACGTAGGACGGGGGGGGGGAATGGTGGCTTGGTTGATAGATCTTGTTCCGTTTGGGAGACCGGCCGAGCAGTTGGCCGGACAAGGCACCGGGTTGTCCGGATCTAGGATTTGCGAACATTCACGTGACACTGGTGGTCACGTGATCACCACGCGGGCACCGTTTTCCAGCGGTTCCCGGCTTTCGCGCTCGTGGAGGGCGATGTGGCGCCAAATGGTTAGAGCTGATCCAACGGAACCCAGGGGGGAGCTATGAAAGGGGCTGGAGATGTGGTCAGCGGTAGATGCTCATCGCGTTAAGTAAAGCCTCTAGTAGTACAGCCGATAATACAGAAGACAGGGAAACAATAGGCAAGGTGATAAGCGAGGGTTTGGGATGGTAGAAGAGGCCGGCAAAGATACAGGTGCTGGCAACAGCGGTGGGAGCGGGGTAAGCGCCGCTAGCGAGGCCCATGTTCCAAATGGCGCCCAGGTGTACGATAATCCATACGACGGCAGGAGTTATAATCTAAAGGCGTGGCTGTTTGATGTTGTTATTTTTATTCTGGACACTCTGttcaccatttttttcagagaaATAAAGGTCCGCGGTGGGCACAATGTCCCGCCAGTGGGCACACCGACTATACTGGTTTGCGCTCCGCATGCAAACCAGTTTATCGATCCATCGTTGGTTATGGTGACCACGAGAAAGCTCTCGCGGTACGACAAATCGCGACAGGTGTGTTTTGTGACAGCTGAGTCCAGTCTTAAGAAGAAGTTTGTGTCACTTTTCGGTGTTTCCACGGGCGCCATACCTGTGCCAAGAGCCCAGGATAACTTGCAGTTCGTTGATTCGCGTATTAAAATCTACTGCCCTGATTTCAACGATCCCACGCTGATCAAGGGAAAGTATGAATATGAGTCTGACGAGCTGGAGGGCTTCGACAAGTTGTTCAAGCCTAAATCTTTACTTGGTTTACCAAATTATCTTGGTAATGCTCAGATAGCTGAAATTATTGATGGTCGGACCCTCAGAATTGCAGCTCCCTTCAAgttcaaatcaaataaaaagatAAGAGCTCTATTGACGGAGGGAACGAATTTCAACTATGCTGCAAAGATCGACAATTCGAAGGTTTTCCAGAACGTTTTCAACCATTTGCATACAAAGGGCTGCGTAGGTATATTTCCCGAAGGGGGCTCTCACGATAGGCCATCGTTACTTCCAATAAAAGCGGGTGTCGCAATAATGGCTCTTGGCGCAACTGCAGCTGATCCGTCGATGAATGTTGCGGTTGTTCCATGTGGGTTACACTATTTTCACAGGGATAAATTCAGATCGAGGGCTGTATTGGAATACGGCGAACCGATAATCGTTGATGGTGAAATGGGTAAGCGGTACTCGCAAAATCCACGTGAAACTGTTTCTGATTTATTGCAAACTATAACGAAATCTCTCTACTCTGTGACTGAAAATGCTCCAGACTTTGAGACCTTGATGACCATTCAAGCTGCGAGAAGACTTTATCAACCTGTGAGAAGTAAAACGGCTTTATCATTGGTTGTAGAAGTCAATAGAAGATTATTATTTGGTTATTCTATATTTAAGGATGATCCAAGAGTTGTccatctgaaaaaaatggtttcTGCCTATAACAGTACTTTGGACTCACTAGGGCTAAAAGACCATCAGGTCGAAGAACTGAAAACCGAAACAAAAGATATTATAAGAGGTGTGTTCACATTAGTGTCAAGGATCGTAAGACTGTTTGTTTTCATAGCTCTCTCGCTCCCCGGATCTATACTTTTCACTCCCATTTTCATATCATGCCGCTGGTACGCTAGGAAGAAGGCTCAGGATggcttgaaaaaatcattggTCAAGATTAAGGGTACAGATTTACTTGCTACCTGGAAATTATTATTCGCTTTGGTATTCGCTCCCATCCTTTACATTACTTATTCTCTGCTTCTTGTATTCCTATATGTGAGAAACAATAGATGGATTATAAGGATGTGGGTTCCTTCAAACAACATATTCattcagtttttttatttctatgCTTTATTGGTTTTGACAACTTATTCAAGCTTGAAAACTGGCGAAATAGGTATGGATCTTTTTAAGTCATTACCACCACTCTTTATCACTCTAATTTATCCtggtaaaaaaataagtCAGTTGAAAAGTATGCGTAAGCAGTTGAGTGCAGAAGTAACTGGTGTTTGTACCGAATTGGGTCCGAAAGTTTTCCctaatttcaaaagcctTGTTAAAGATGAATACGAAAAAGAGGAAGCTAGCAAATCACACGATATAAATCCTGCCTTCAGATACACCCTATCCATGGCATCACAGGAACTACATGAATCACAGGTACCGAAGGAACGTAGCCGTTCAAGTTCTACCAGTTCAAGTGAATATTCTGCATCTAATTCTCTATCAAAAGTTAATTCTAGGGGTTCTCTCACGGATATTCCTATATTTGCCGATGGTAGACAGCCAAGCAGTGAGTCTGATGACGAGATTGATTTAACAACCGAGGACAATGATGgttcaaaaatatcttcCATGATCAGATCAAAGTGGGAAcacgaaaaaaatgactaATGATTTATATGTGTGTAAATGATTTTATGTAATTACTATTctgaacaaaaaagaaagacatttgatttcaatctTCACCAATGGGTATTTCATCCTTCAAAACCTTGTTTAGTTTTATTCTTAACTCAGTATGCGCATCACCCTTTAACACGTCTGATATGAACCATACATCACACTCTAGTTGAACCATTTGCAATGCACCCTTCAATACTCCACATAAAATATTAGAGTACCACAATTGTTTCATTGCATCCATAGGTAATTCAACAAAATCGCTCAGTGgattttcatcaatgatGAGAGAAAATGCATCTTTTTCAGGTGAAAAATTAGTTACTTGTGGTGTCATAttaagaaaaattttgaatgcaCATTTACTTATGGCTTCACTCGTTTTCACCATATTTTCACAACGAGGCAATGCTGTTTTTGCTAAGAAATCTTCAATTAATCTTACTCCTATATTATAACCCATACTAAATAACTGTTTGTTAACTTTTTGGAAATCTCGTTGATAGTCTATGCAAAGTTGTGATACAATGGAACCGTATGTTAAAGTAAAGAGTTCTGCGTTAACCTTCTCTGTTCTATTTTTCCACACGTCCTCTCCCATAATCTTGAGAGACCTCAGCTGTGCTGATCCTGATGATTTACTAGACATTGAGGAAAATATACCTTACTGGGAACAACCTTAATCTGTTGTGGTTACCTTTATTTGAGACGTCGAAGCTATCGATATCAATGACTTTAGCATCAAAAGATAAATCAATACTACCTTTCTGCAAAGATAATGTAAGCAAAGTCACGTGATGCATAGAAcaaacaaattttccaaattttaaAATTCCTACCCTACATAAAGATAATATATCTATTCGCTGGTAAGACGACGAGACGTGGCTATTCCTTGTCCAGCAAATTGTCGAGGATGTCTTGGAATTTACCATGTGAAGCTTTGTTAGCCTTTTTCAGGATTGTCTCGGCGACGCTGTAGGCGTGTTCTTGATCCTTTGATTGATAATCGTACAAATTACCCAGACTGATGTAGGCTTCTGCTACTTCAACCCATGTTTCCGGTTCGTCTGATATTTTCCCCTTTTCTAAATATTTCAGGGCCTCTTTTGTATATTTTAAAGCATTTCGTTGAGCATTGATGCAGTCTTTACTGGCTGATTGCTTCTTTGgatcttcctcttcatcaccaTATTGCAAACGCATGAATTCACTGGACGGTTCTTCAGCAAATTTTAAATATAGGTGCCCGATGGATCTGGCAGTGTCGTGGTACAACTTGGAGTCCTTTTCTTTAATATGTTGTAATAATTGGATCATCTGTTCTCTTAGCCATTTGTAATTCTCCGGAACGgatttttgcaatttaAACAAGGGGTGAGATGGAGataattcaattttttccaactCCTCTTCGTCGTCACTGTCCAAACCTTCATCGATATCATCCTCGTGGCCGAAGTTTTCTACAATATCCAATAAATCATCTAGCATTTGCAACACCTCAGACGATAATTGcaaatcatcatcgtaaATATTGAAGTTCTTCTTTGCAATTTCCAATTGGTCATCAAGATCTACGTCAAACCTCTTGCCAGTACTCTTCACATTCAATTGAGATATGTATTCCAAGGGTATCCTCTGGATAATAATCTTTGCCTTGACGAGATTCAATAATGCCGAATCTGGGAAACTGCTCTGCCCCAGTTCACATCTCTCCAGAGCATTATCGAAAAATCCTtttaccaatttttcatccttcGAGTCGCCATCCTCACCGGCTTTGAAAATAGTTAATTCAGACAACGCTAGGGCGTAAATCGAGTGAAACTCACCGCTCAATGATGCCTTTACGGCCGCATCCTCACTCGACTGGCGCAACAATCTGTCACATTCGTGGACGATACCATTCAAGACCATCTCACTCTCCCTATCAGAGGCAAAATACGTCTTCCACAGGCCCTTCAGCTGAGAAAACTCATTATCCAAGTCGGCATTTTCGTCCATTTCAACACTCAGTTGATCCGCACCCGGTGTTGCATCCCTGGAGTCCGTTGCCTGCTTTTCCTCCaactttctcttcttctccttGCTCTTCTGACCCAATCCCAAAGCTCTCTTTGCCATTATTTCCTCtactttctctttcagcGTTTGCTCAAGCTACGTACGCCAGGAAACACTCTTCCACAGACAGCCTGCCTCCTTTCCTGGCTACTATTTATACATGTGCGGGCTCCTCTCTATATATCTGCAGAATACATAAACATCTCATATTGTTCAAAGACGTAAACGATAAAATAGAATGATAATTCAAGACATTGGCcaggaaaaagaaacaacGTTCCtcactgaaaagaaaaatcgGCTGCACATTCGTCAAGTATCAACCATTTTATTACGAAAAAACATTCATTTGTATTCTCTACTTTCAATCGCATCACATAACAACACAGCGTGCGCATCACATCACATCATAGCACGTCCAGTCTGCAGCACGATTGCCTGATTTGTGTAGTTTTTTCAGTGGgaaaaatgaataaaaaataaatatgtTATCATGCCTTTCCAGCGAAGCAGCAAAAACCCAAAATTgagttgatgaaaataatgacATGTCCGGCGCGGTTTTTATGTCCCCTACACAACCGGACACTCACAATGCCGTTACCGCGAACACATGACTGCCCGTACACAGCGATAGACAATTgccattttcattttttctagATGCAAACGCACGTGAcatactttttcttttctgaagagtggaaagaagaatggTATACGAATCAGCGATGAGAAAGCCACAGTGAAGTGAAATATTCCAATAGCTTGAGGGATGACAGCTGGAAGAAGATCGTGTTGAGCTCTTCGACTTGGACCACATACATATATAGTTGCGCGTACATAGACTGATTGCTAGGTGGAAGCAGGATTGAGTGATACTGagctttttcttcttggtAGTAAATCACAAATATACATTATGTCCGTGTCACCAATGATAGTGGCCGCTGATTGCACCGGGCAAGTTACGTTGGTGGTAGGCACAAACGCAATTGGCGTTACTCGTGGAAGAATCAATGGTATCTTGAAAGCGGGAGCATCTGCGGTGGTCGTCAATCCGAGTGATGGACATGTGAAAGGGCTTCTGGGTCAATTTGGCAAGCATGAGTTGTTCCAGCTCGTCAACAGAAAATTCGAATTGTCTGACCTGACCAGACTGGGGCGTCCAGTGGTGGCTAAAGTAGTCGACAGGGTTTTTGTTAACTTGGCAATGGACCAATGGCCCTTGGCCAAGGATATATACGATCAATGTGTCAAGTTGAGAATTCCTGTCAATACACTGCAAAGACCAGAGTACTCAACTTTCCATTTGCTTTCTACGTATACGGATCCAAAGGGGAGCGGGCTGCAGATAGCTGTGACTACCAACGGCCAAGGTTGTCTTCTGGCCAACCGGATCAAGAGGGAAATTGTGTCTTCCCTGCCTGGTAATATTTCAGAAGTGGTGTCAAATATGGGTAGTTTGCGTAACCACATCATCAACGAAGACCAGAAATTGCTTCTACAACAGCACTATCAAAGCACCAGTGAGCTGGCTGTGGCCGAAAATGGGTGGTATGGACTGGCTGATGACGGTTGGGAAAGCCATAAACTTAACACATTGGTCCATGAGTTTGATATGACAGAAAGAGAGCAAAAGCTCAAGAGAACAAGGTGGCTTTCACAAGTTATGGAGTATTACCCATTGAGTAAACTAGCTGATCTTTCTTTGGAGGAGCTGGAGAATAAAGATATCGCTGtcttgaaaaacaaagcgACAGGCAAGGCAGAAGGCCAGCAAAAAGGTCAGGCAACTGACATAGGCATGAGAAGCAATGATAGAGACCAGAAGTCTGTCTCTTTGTTAGAAACACAATCCGCagaaaacatcaaaaattcgcaacaagaaaaaggcTCTATATCCCTGGTTGGCAGCGGTCCGGGGTCAATTTCTATGCTTACTCTTGGTGCACTTCAAGAGATCAAACGTGCTGATTTAATTCTGGCGGATAAATTGGTTCCGCAAGCCGTTCTTGATTTGATTCCCAGTACAACAGAGACTTTCATCGCACGCAAATTTCCAGGGAACGCTGAAAGAGCGCAGGAAGAACTATTGGAGAAGGGTCTTGCAGGTCTTGAAAATGGATTAAAAGTTGTACGATTGAAGCAAGGTGATCCGTTTATCTTTGGTCGCGGTGGTGAAGAATACTCGTTTTTCACCCAACACGGCTACCAACCTATAGTGCTACCAGGATTAAGTTCCTCCTTGGCATCTACGGTGGTATCAAACATACCCGCAACGCAAAGAGATGTCGCAGATCAAGTACTAATCTGCACTGGTACTGGTAGGAAAGGTGCTTTGCCGGTTATCCCGGAATATGTTCCCACAAGAACAACAATTTTCTTGATGGCTTTACATAGGGCTGTTGTACTTATAGAGGCATTGGACCAACACAACTGGGACTTAAACACTCCAGCTGCAATAATTGAGAGGGCTTCCTGTAAAGATCAAAGAGTAACAAGAACACTACTGAAATATGTTCCCGAGGTTGTAGAAGAGATTGGTTCAAGACCCCCAGGACTATTAGTTGTCGGAAAGGCTGTTACTGcattattatcaaaaaacgCATCTTCATTCGACGACTCGAACAAATATTCTGTCGAAGAAGGCTATCAAACCTTCAGCATTGACTCCAGTTTGATCGTGtaatatatttattttcCATTTTAGTCATACAAGTAATATTTAGTAACGCTGTTTTGGTGCATCACTTCTCTTGCTCTAACGGGAAATTAGTCCAAGTGTATTTAGGATTTCACTGGCTTTTTCAGCCGAGCtggaaaatatttctttatCTGATTGCAAGATCTCTTTAGGTATGTTATCCTTTCctgctgctgcttctgGTTTACTGTACACAGTTTCCTCCGGGACACCTTGATGCTAACTTCTAGACTCACGTACAACAGTTATACCGGTTACCCTTAAAGAAGTGGCAATGCGGTCATATAAAGTGGTAATCCGGCTTGTGCCCTTAAAAGATGAACGCTTAAATATAAACTTGCTCGAAGTATGTACTTTAAGATGAGGTGGCGTTGTTGAAGAACAGTTGCCGTGTTGTGGGCTAAGTTGGAGAAATAATACAATGTTTGACATTTCTGTTTAGCCGCTCAGATAAGAATTGCGCAAATATAGCGACATACCTCTTGGATCCCATATAAAAGGTGCAGATAATAGTACGCATGCCATTACCAAACCTCTTAGAAGTGATTAGGTAGACTTGCAAAAATGGTGAAACTAAGAAGACCACGATGTGAAAAAGTAGTGAAGAAGCTACAATGGAATAGAGTTTAATGCCATTGCTGTGGATGTACCATCAGCTGGCCAAGCGGTGAAGGTGCGGTTCTTAAACTCTGAATTCTACAAAAAACATTTGAAACAGCCTGGATTGATGGCACTCACAAATTTCGATATGTATAGTGCTGGTCTGTTTTTCACACTTTTTGATTGTCATCTTCAAGTACCTGTTTAACAAGGCACTGTCAGCTGATCTACAAAAGCTGAAATTTACGGTACTCGTGCACATTGGTTTTAAAAATTACGCACAATCGAAAACACAGTTCTTGACGAGTATTGAAGGCTTTATTTAATGATCAGTGatgcttttcaaaaggttttTACAGCACAGTGCCAAAAAGATTGGATTTGCCTTCGATATTGATGGTGTTTTATTGAGAAGTAAAAATCCAATCGCTGGTGCCGGCGAGGCACTAAGAACActgaacaaaaataaaatccCGTATATCCTGTTGACTAACGGTGGCGGACAATTAGAGGAGGAGCGTGCTGCTTTCATTTCCAAGGTATTGGAAGTGCCAATTTCTCCATTGCAAGTCGTACTAAGTCATTCTCCTTATAAGGCGCTGGTCGGTAAATATGATAGAATTCTTGCCGTGGGAACTCCTTCGGTAAGACGAGTAGCCAAACACTATGGTTTTAAGGACGTTGTCCATTTGTCAGACATAGTGAGGTACAACAGAGATATTACACCTTTCAGTGGGTTAAGCGATAAGCAGTTACTTGAATATTCCGAGGATATTCCCGACATTgacagaaaaagatttgatgCAGTCTTAGTATTCAATGACCCTCATGATTGGGCTGCTGACATCCAAATCATTTCAGATGCCCTCAATAGCGAAGATGGAATGCTCAACACTCTAAGGAAAGAAACCTCATGTAAGCCTTCGATACCAATTTATTTCTCTAACAGAGATTTTCTGTGGGCCAATAATTACTCTCTAAATAGATTTGGTCAGGGTGCATTCCGTTCACTAGTAAGACAATTGTACTGTGAGATGAATAACAAACTGCCTCTAGAAGATTTCACCATTGGTAAACCAACGAAGTTGACGTATGATTTTGCCCATCACATTCTGATAGATTGGAACCAGAAGCTGGTCACCGGGAATATTGAGGGTGAAAAGCAAGATTTACCAACTTTAGGTGTAGAACCCGAACAGTCACCATTCGATGAAGTGTTCATGGTCGGCGATAATCCAGCAAGTGACATTATCGGAGCTCAGGAATACGGTTGGAAGAGTTGTCTCGTTAGAACAGGTGTTTATAAAGACGACACTTCAAGGTTGGGTAGCGTGAAGCCAACAATGATTGTCGATAACGTATACGAAGCTGTAAAGTCTGTGTTGGAGAGTAACAGAGTAACAGAGTAACCTCGAATACCGCTCGTCATCACTGCACCGAATCCTCCCGCCTCCCGCCTCCCGCCTCCCTGCTCGGTCTGCCGAACCCACTTGACTAATGTATATTCAAAGCAAAAGCAGCTGCTGCACAATTATGATTCATAAGGCAACCATTGATATAAGTGTCataaagattttttatcgATATCGATATCGATTTGATCATTGATGTGATTATTGATGTGATCATACTtattattaaaaaaatgattatAGAATATCCAACCTGTATGTGTAACTTAAATAGACAAAAATTCTTGTTCCGTATCTATCAAAAGCACATTCTGAAattaaatttgaatctttgGAACCCTTGTTTGTTCCGCCGCCAATTTATCAGCATTTCTTTTATGCATGTCCTCCTTGCAGGATGTTAGCCCTTCACAAGCATGATTTTCCATCAGTCTATGCTTTGAACAGTAATGACCTTTGCAAAAGTTGCAGTCACCTATAAACTTTGAAGCTGGATTATTacactttgaaaaatagcatgtatttttcttcttcttggaaGATTTCTTAGTAACTCGGCTACTATTTGCCGTTCCCTCCTTAGGGCTATTACCGCCACCGCGGCTACTGTCACAACCATAATCACCATTTGATCCCAAGTGTTCCTCTTTATTCACAAAACTTCCCTCATCGTGGTTCGCTACTGAAGATCTCTCTAAAACTCCCTCTCCTTCTTTCATATCGCCACCTATTCTAAACTCATCAATGTTTGTGTCTGTCATATCGTCTTATCAAgcctttttttcctttccGTTGGTAGTAATGATGATGTCCTCCCAATAAAACTTCAATAGTTTCTCAGTGCAATGGAAAAACCACCTACTTGTTTAACTTTTAATATCAAAGAAACGTTATATATTTCTTTATCAATAGAATTACAAATCTTTTATATACTCTAAAGTCCTGATAGGGAAACGCTCCGCCCCGGAAGGGGCGACATGACAGTTAACCGAAAGGAAATGGGGCGGTTATGGTGGATTCGCACCGAATATTCGAACATATTACAACTGTATTATCTGGAATAGCattactcttttcattgTCGTCACAAAGAAAGCAGGTGATGATACTCCGGAGAATGGTGTTTAATGCATCGAGCGGGAGATCGACAAGCCTGTCTACGTGTGATAATACCTTCGGAAAGAGGGGCACCATGCTCTTACCCAGGGAAATAGGTCTTTCGGATAAGAGACTATTTGCTGTGAGAATAGTGGCCTTGAGTTCATGAAACGATATCCAATGAGCTA containing:
- the MET1 gene encoding uroporphyrinogen-III C-methyltransferase (similar to Saccharomyces cerevisiae MET1 (YKR069W); ancestral locus Anc_5.651); translated protein: MSVSPMIVAADCTGQVTLVVGTNAIGVTRGRINGILKAGASAVVVNPSDGHVKGLLGQFGKHELFQLVNRKFELSDLTRLGRPVVAKVVDRVFVNLAMDQWPLAKDIYDQCVKLRIPVNTLQRPEYSTFHLLSTYTDPKGSGLQIAVTTNGQGCLLANRIKREIVSSLPGNISEVVSNMGSLRNHIINEDQKLLLQQHYQSTSELAVAENGWYGLADDGWESHKLNTLVHEFDMTEREQKLKRTRWLSQVMEYYPLSKLADLSLEELENKDIAVLKNKATGKAEGQQKGQATDIGMRSNDRDQKSVSLLETQSAENIKNSQQEKGSISLVGSGPGSISMLTLGALQEIKRADLILADKLVPQAVLDLIPSTTETFIARKFPGNAERAQEELLEKGLAGLENGLKVVRLKQGDPFIFGRGGEEYSFFTQHGYQPIVLPGLSSSLASTVVSNIPATQRDVADQVLICTGTGRKGALPVIPEYVPTRTTIFLMALHRAVVLIEALDQHNWDLNTPAAIIERASCKDQRVTRTLLKYVPEVVEEIGSRPPGLLVVGKAVTALLSKNASSFDDSNKYSVEEGYQTFSIDSSLIV
- the BET3 gene encoding TRAPP complex core subunit BET3 (similar to Saccharomyces cerevisiae BET3 (YKR068C); ancestral locus Anc_5.649); translated protein: MSSKSSGSAQLRSLKIMGEDVWKNRTEKVNAELFTLTYGSIVSQLCIDYQRDFQKVNKQLFSMGYNIGVRLIEDFLAKTALPRCENMVKTSEAISKCAFKIFLNMTPQVTNFSPEKDAFSLIIDENPLSDFVELPMDAMKQLWYSNILCGVLKGALQMVQLECDVWFISDVLKGDAHTELRIKLNKVLKDEIPIGED
- the ETT1 gene encoding Ett1p (similar to Saccharomyces cerevisiae YOR051C; ancestral locus Anc_5.650), which produces MAKRALGLGQKSKEKKRKLEEKQATDSRDATPGADQLSVEMDENADLDNEFSQLKGLWKTYFASDRESEMVLNGIVHECDRLLRQSSEDAAVKASLSGEFHSIYALALSELTIFKAGEDGDSKDEKLVKGFFDNALERCELGQSSFPDSALLNLVKAKIIIQRIPLEYISQLNVKSTGKRFDVDLDDQLEIAKKNFNIYDDDLQLSSEVLQMLDDLLDIVENFGHEDDIDEGLDSDDEEELEKIELSPSHPLFKLQKSVPENYKWLREQMIQLLQHIKEKDSKLYHDTARSIGHLYLKFAEEPSSEFMRLQYGDEEEDPKKQSASKDCINAQRNALKYTKEALKYLEKGKISDEPETWVEVAEAYISLGNLYDYQSKDQEHAYSVAETILKKANKASHGKFQDILDNLLDKE
- the GPT2 gene encoding bifunctional glycerol-3-phosphate/glycerone-phosphate O-acyltransferase GPT2 (similar to Saccharomyces cerevisiae GPT2 (YKR067W); ancestral locus Anc_5.648), with amino-acid sequence MVEEAGKDTGAGNSGGSGVSAASEAHVPNGAQVYDNPYDGRSYNLKAWLFDVVIFILDTLFTIFFREIKVRGGHNVPPVGTPTILVCAPHANQFIDPSLVMVTTRKLSRYDKSRQVCFVTAESSLKKKFVSLFGVSTGAIPVPRAQDNLQFVDSRIKIYCPDFNDPTLIKGKYEYESDELEGFDKLFKPKSLLGLPNYLGNAQIAEIIDGRTLRIAAPFKFKSNKKIRALLTEGTNFNYAAKIDNSKVFQNVFNHLHTKGCVGIFPEGGSHDRPSLLPIKAGVAIMALGATAADPSMNVAVVPCGLHYFHRDKFRSRAVLEYGEPIIVDGEMGKRYSQNPRETVSDLLQTITKSLYSVTENAPDFETLMTIQAARRLYQPVRSKTALSLVVEVNRRLLFGYSIFKDDPRVVHLKKMVSAYNSTLDSLGLKDHQVEELKTETKDIIRGVFTLVSRIVRLFVFIALSLPGSILFTPIFISCRWYARKKAQDGLKKSLVKIKGTDLLATWKLLFALVFAPILYITYSLLLVFLYVRNNRWIIRMWVPSNNIFIQFFYFYALLVLTTYSSLKTGEIGMDLFKSLPPLFITLIYPGKKISQLKSMRKQLSAEVTGVCTELGPKVFPNFKSLVKDEYEKEEASKSHDINPAFRYTLSMASQELHESQVPKERSRSSSTSSSEYSASNSLSKVNSRGSLTDIPIFADGRQPSSESDDEIDLTTEDNDGSKISSMIRSKWEHEKND
- the RSB1 gene encoding phospholipid-translocating ATPase RSB1 (similar to Saccharomyces cerevisiae RSB1 (YOR049C); ancestral locus Anc_5.647), producing the protein MLLEAAYGALLSARDSGSDSSSDGTGPVVDGISPVSMYSGMVPNLAFNIAMLVIWSLLLAFHTTMVWWKQYWFSIAFMCAGIMEVIGYVGRVISHYNVFKIDPFLMQMVCLTIAPVFTMGGVYYQLAKLIEIYGHRFSLLPSPMAYSYIFIACDIISLVIQAAGGGQSGSAATSGTNTDVGDNIFVGGLAVQVASMTIFICLMLHLFYKVFVQTRIDHAGVNRLSWSLFKIPQTEIDYMYRKKFQHVRLNPDRWVFHYFPFALALAVFLIFVRCCYRLAELAEGWGGNLITHENYFIILDALMMAAATTILTVFHPGLAFRGREVTIKITRGHVDPETLQDLEKEKYSGEGTSEDDEKSNHSTKNAFLSFFRRKASTRSRTGTDTTTVKLEQASLKESQ
- a CDS encoding uncharacterized protein (similar to Saccharomyces cerevisiae YKR070W; ancestral locus Anc_5.652) — its product is MLFKRFLQHSAKKIGFAFDIDGVLLRSKNPIAGAGEALRTLNKNKIPYILLTNGGGQLEEERAAFISKVLEVPISPLQVVLSHSPYKALVGKYDRILAVGTPSVRRVAKHYGFKDVVHLSDIVRYNRDITPFSGLSDKQLLEYSEDIPDIDRKRFDAVLVFNDPHDWAADIQIISDALNSEDGMLNTLRKETSCKPSIPIYFSNRDFLWANNYSLNRFGQGAFRSLVRQLYCEMNNKLPLEDFTIGKPTKLTYDFAHHILIDWNQKLVTGNIEGEKQDLPTLGVEPEQSPFDEVFMVGDNPASDIIGAQEYGWKSCLVRTGVYKDDTSRLGSVKPTMIVDNVYEAVKSVLESNRVTE